From Punica granatum isolate Tunisia-2019 chromosome 1, ASM765513v2, whole genome shotgun sequence:
gccgatgtgtaaggcctatctatgtataagatgttccccgcgtgtcggcatagccatgcgcCACACGACGGGAGAGGGGTTTCTATTATGGCTTCATGTTCACgttatcaatgaaatctctcacgcatttttttttgaattcccaTGCGTTTTGTCTCTTCCTTCTATTCTCTATTTCGCAGCgttataaatttttctaagacaattctctcgaattttcaggctccactcgaatccaaatcctctGCACTTCGATTCGAACCTATTCCAAGAGCACCTCGGTGAGCCCCAACCcgtatacttcggggaagggcttcCCGAGGACAGTCAAGTgtccgagatagaagagagtttgcgtcgcCTCGAGGATCATCAAATCACCTCGGTCGAGCCGATAgaggagatcaacgtgggcaccgaagaaAAGCCCCGCACCTTGAAGATTGGGACAGCCCTCGACCCCACGCAGCGAACCCAGATGATCGACTTCCTAAAGGaatatcaagaggtcttcgcttggtcttaTGCCGACATGCCCggcttagacccctcaatagtcgagcacttccttccactcgacaccgagaaattcccgcccaagcgCCAACAGTTACGACGACAACGGGctagccttctcctccgcatcaaggaagaagtcgtcaagcagatcaatGCGGGATTCCTCGAAGTCTGCAACTACTCCGAGTGGGTGGCGAACATTGTGCCGGTGGAAAAAAAGGATGGAAGGGTCcaagtctgcgtcgactaccgagacctcaacagAGCCAGCCCTAAGGACAATTTCCCCTTGCCGCACATCGACGTCCTAGTTGACAATACGGCACGCCACgcccaattctctttcatggacggcttttccggatacaatcaaatccggatggccaaaaaggacaaactcaagacgacgttcaccacgatgtggggaaccttttgctacCGCGTCATGTCTTTCAGCCTCAAGAACGcaggggcaacttatcagagggctatggtcacactattccacgacatgatgcacaaagaagtcGAGGTATATGTCGAtgacatgatcgccaagtccaaagagggagaagaccaCCTTGTCAACCTGAAGCGCCTTTTCGACCGCTTGAGAGAATACAAGCTCCGGCttaatccggcaaaatgcacatttggtgCCCGATCAGGAAAGCTGCTAGGGTTCGTGGTCAGTGAGCGCGGCATCGAAGTAGATCCggacaaagtcaaggcgatcaaagagcttcccTCGCCATCAACGGTTCGGGAAGTACGCGGCTTCttgggacggctgaattacattgcgcgtttcattgcaaacctgacgAATAAGTGTCAACCGCTCTTCCGCTTGCTCCGTAAGAATGCAGCGATGGAGTGGGACCACGAGTGTtagaaggccttcgacactATCAAGGCCTACCTAATTCAGCCGCCGATATTGATACCACCCGTGCCGGATCGGCCCCTCATTCTATACCTCACGGTACGTCGGCAATCCTTAGGGTGCATGCTAGGACAAGAAGACGAGTCGACGCATACGGAAAGGGCGATATACtacttgagcaagaagttcactgagggggagtccaattatccggaaatcgagaagatgtgttgcgcgttggtatgggtcatgcaaagactccgacagtacacgctctatcacacaattcgcttgctgtcaaaagcAGACCCCCTGCGGTATTTACTCGATAGcccctcctccatgaggaacatcgcaaaatggcgttgtcagCTGACGGAATACGACATAGAATACGTGCCCCGCACGTCTATCAAGGGGCAGGCAATTGCCGACCAcctagcagaattcccgatcGACGACGACACGCCGATTAACATGGACTTCCCGGACGAAGAGATCCTCCAGATAGGTGAAGCGAAGGAGGAGCcaacatggaagatgtacttcgacggGGCTGTCAATTCCGTGGGATCAGGAGTTGGGGCAGTTTTGgtatccccggacggacgcCATTACCCGGTCGCTGCGAAAGTGGATTTCTCTTGTACCAATAAcgtggccgagtacgaggcgtGCATCCTCGGTTTGCAAGCGGCGATCGATTTCAAAGTGAAGGAGTTAGGAGTAttcggtgactccatgctcacaatcttccaaacgctggggcaatggaagacgaaagacgcaAAGTTAGTCCCGTACCATAAGTACCTTGAGGAATTAGCGAAGAACTTTGAGAAGATCTCATTCACTTACACTCCACAGGTGAAGAATCAGTTCGCGGACGCATTTGCAACACTCGCATCTATGGCGAGTATCTCGGAGGGGAACATCATCGAACCTCTCGAAATCGAAGTGGCCAAAGGCCCGGCCCACTGCAATGCAATTGAAGCGTTCGAAGCAAAgtcgtggtacgaagacatcaggAACTTCTTACAAACGGGCCAATATCCCCCgttcgccgatcgccgcgatcgaaagacgctcagacgcctcgcgatgcACTACTTTCTGAGTGGCGAGATACTATACCGCCGCTCCTTTGATTCCACGCTCCTCCCGTGCATGgacgaacacgaatcgcgacgtcttatggaggaagtgcacgggggaaattgtggacctcatatgaatggCCTCATGCTCGCCAAAAAGATTATGCGcttaggctattattggtccaccatggaaacTGATTGTGTAAAACATGTTaggcattgccaccgatgCCAAGTTCAGGCAGATCAGATTAAGGCACCGCCCAACGAGCTACGCCCTATGACAGCCCCGTGGCCTTTctcaatgtgggggatggacgtgattggcccaatcaaccccaaagcgtctaacggacacATGTTCATcttggtggcaattgactacttcaccaagtggatcaaGGCTATCACTCTCGCAtcggtcaccgcaaaagccgtggcccgttttctcagacgcgatgtcatcgcccggtacggggtccctgcgacgatcatcaccgacaacgccaagaacctaaACAACAAGGTCgtcgacgagctctgtgcacaatttaaaatccgacaccgcaactccaccccatatcgtccccaaatgaacggtgcagtggaggcggcaaataagaacatcaagaagatcgtcgaaaaaatgacggtgaactacaaggattggcatgagatgctcccctatgcactcttggcgtaccgaacatccatacggacttcaaccggggcaaccccgtactccctggtctatggcatggaggcagtcctcccaattgaggtcgagatcccttccatgaggatccttgccgaggcCGAACTTGCAGAAGCGGAATGGGCGAAACAACGATACGAGCAGTTAaacctcattgacgagaaAAGGCTGAAGGCACtatgccacggtcagtgctaccAACAGAGGATGGCTCGAGCATTCAACGCCAAGGTCCGTCACCGAGAGTTCAGTCCCGGTGACCTCATCTTGCAAAAGGTCTTACATGTCGCACCCgattctcgagggaagttctcgtacaaatacgacgggcccttcgtcgtcaaagagaCTTTCTCCAGGGGAGCAGTCATTCTGAGCAACATGGACGGCACCGAAAATGCTcttcccgtcaacgctgacgccatcaagaagtattatccatgACAATTCGTGTTTGCTTTTTGTTTGCCGGGCCTCGCACCCGCTTCGCTTGTAATACATTTCCATTCACATGCACGAGTACCAACTCCCACCATTCGCCTAAGGCAAaactttcttgagagaaaaaaataataatctccCGCTGGGTTGAAAACCTCGTCGAggcagcctaggcaaaagctagggaacgagggacacgacttaaaatcccgcaaaggggagtcgcggcaaaaggagagcacaagtcAATCCCTCGCTAGActgaaaacccgcaaagggcggtctaggcaaaagttagaggaaccgagggGTGCGATTCCGCCCAAACATGGggggatcgtagcaaaaggtgagcattcatgtgagaaaaattaaataaaataccccgctaggttatcacgcatctcgcggcctaggcaaaagttaggggacaatgtcggctcgaccacgaaagaaaggcaacacttctccgtgaagctacaccgagtagtggttcggcatcTTCCAAtacaagcaaactctcttcgactctccaggctcgagactcgccTCGGAATGGGATCGAATcgacgtatccttgacttggaggatcccataagatccctcccctttacctttatgcacGTAATTCTACGGGTTACCCGTCTCAGAAAAGCTGTTCCCCGATAAGGACACGGCCGCCTTCCAAATGGCCACCGATATCATGTCCccaacacatctttacatagattccttttaCGCATCGTAGTCTCAACGATTTCGCGCGGTTGACATCCTTTGCAGGCCTTTCTTTCCTACGTGCAGATGCGATCGGGAACCCCGAGGGATGCTTCCCGCCGACGGACTCATGTCTGCCTCGCGCGGTAGGTTGTGCACTCAAGGCGCCGGGAGTCGTCGAGGGATGCGCCACACCGCCCAAACCGACGATGTCCTTCGAGGAAGGACAAACGATAATAGGTCATCATCAGCCACCGCCGAACGAGCCATATCACACAGCGCCCCACACAAATTCTGAATTCCAGTTCATTCGGGCATATctcggtctcattcaggtctatcctggtccattcaGGTCTAccctggtccattcgggtctattcTGGcctcattcaggtccatcccggaccattcgggtctatcccggcctcattcaagtctatcctggtcattcgggtccatcccaatcattcgggtccatcccggtcattcggGTCCTTCTGATCATTCGGGTCcttccggtctaaattccggtcACGCAGGTCCTTCCGGTCGTTCGGGCCCATCCGGCCTAAATTTCGTTcgttcgggtccatccggtctaaattccggtTATTCGGGTCCGTCCGATCTAAATTCCGGTCATTCGGATCCATCCGGTCCAAATTCTGGTCATTCAGGGTCCATTCGGCCAAAATTccggtcattcgggtccatccggtGTAAATTCcgatcattcgggtccatcccggtcattcaggactatcctggttcatctgcattcgggtccatcccgatcattcaggtccatcctggttcatctgcattcgggtccatcccggtcattcaggtccatcctggttcatctgcattcgggtccatcctggttcatctgcattcgggtccatcccggtcattcaggtccatcctggttcatctgcattcgggtccatcccggtcattgaggtccatcctggttcatctgcattcgggtccatcccggtcattcaggtccatcctggttcatctgcattcgggtccatcccggtctcattcaggtccatcctggttcatctgcattcgggtctatcccggtcacattcaggtctattcTGGTTCatatgcattcgggtctatcccggtctcattcaggtctatcctggttcatctgcattcgggtctatcccggtcacattcaggtctatcctggttcatatGCATTtaggtctatcccggtcacattcaggtctatcctggttcatctgcattcgggtctatcccggtctcatttaGGTCTATcttggtccattcgggtcaatttcggtcacattcaggtctatcctggttcatctgcattcgggtctatcccggtctcattcagggCACGAGCAGCCATGGGGGAATGGCATCAGAGCAGTCCCGGGCGCAAAAAGGGGATACTTCTtataatctttggctacatcctctaaccgagcatgcaaccaaagtggggcaagctgtcagcacccaattttggccAACCGGCTTCCTACGTGAGAATCTCCGACCAAAGCCCgagttactattcatcacccgacgaTCAGAGGCGAATATGCGGGCACAGAGACATAAATTACAGGAGAAAAGCAGGGTGCACTAAAAAGGCAGAGGAAAGCCGTCAAAAGAACAGACAAACgaggaaccccgaaaacagcggagccggcactgtggcactattcatcatcgaatcactgaaacaccgaaaggtacccaatatgggactctaaaaatccctctcagtgccaaaatgaccaacgacacgtccgggcgcgttCTGGGGGCACCCCGCGTAAGCCGGGACCctccccgatctctcacggacgccttttctaataGGGCTCCCGAGGCccgatccactgacaagtaaacggcaccccaaGTCGGGCCTACaagcacccagggaccacctgggtcatggaacaagcttcagacgacctTTCGAAGCTCTGCAGGATTTCCCGAGGGATGTTTCAGTAGTAGCAAACGCCTTCCGGCGAGCCTCCGAGGCATGATCACAACGAACAgagaaagccccggtcacaagtccccaGGTCTTCCCGGGacaacggtcttcggtcgaggacgacgagccaacgatcccacACGAGgtaaaagggtcaccgaaacaaACATTAAGATACACAAAGGGCAATCGGAGACCGGGgacgctcaactccactccgaatatccgaacagggcaaaaccgactcttgaggcgtcgagtcgcccgaacattcgttcacgcgacgtatggcgatattaggctcattcaaatcctcttcgttcaagcattccaaatctataaattaatcggacatcggagatcggacgcgcgttcaatcgagtctcaagctttttccggcttttctcttaatcgaatgggacccacagctcagccaagccaagccaccaagccgtggctcaaccccaagccacggctcaatccctcaagccgcggctcagccGCAATTAGCCTCGGCTCACCCCTTGGCCAGCGGCTCAACccctctcctcttccctccaccacacaattcaaattgctcttacacacactcacatccatcatctcccatcaactttccctgacttcccctacactcaacatgaccatTTTCCCATCCTAATCTCCCTCCAAAACTCGGCAGCCACCCTAAGCCCCCTCTAACGGCACTTAGCTTCTCCTAATCGAGCCATTAGCCTAGCCTATAAAGCCCCATTCATcattaagcttaatcacttcgtcattctccttctctctcaagccaatctctctccaaaatcctctcaaactccaacccaCTCCCACACATTCgtccagcccgtgccaaggccatAACCGGCCGAAatcatcggaaaaccacccggtattccggtaaccacccgacccgacttaaaccaaaaatcaccaaacccCCTAACCTACATATTTTTCACCCcttaagtccatttccgggcttagattttccatttgaagcctccaacatcACGTTTTGGTCACACAaagaatcgggtccctagaCGCTAGCCGGGCGCAACTGTGCCCTAACGACGTGCCATTTCGCTCCACGACtttgccgagtcgtgccatcacattccaagggttcctcacaaccctcaccctcccccgtgaagaggtggtcacgatccgagggcggatccaccgtgcacaaccaccgtttcattgtttttctcTTACCGGGTTCTTTGTGTTCATACCGAACTTCctctcactgtttcgggttcatccagggcttggcacgttcgggtctgttcacgGTCGTCTAGATCtgccccttaggagtccaaggagcccgacctcgcaccgtgccgtgaccggagcaagcgtgccgacccatttTCCTCGAGCTGCCGCGACTGCCTACCTCTCGGGTCATCCACCTGTAGCCCTCAACCCGAGTCtcgcgactcccacggccacttccccgactcttttcctcttgtaacgaggctaggtaacatccctttaTAAcctagagaagttaggatcttCGATCTTTACTTGTATGTAGTGTTTATGCGTTTTAAAGGATCGGAATGCATGAAAGGTTgcgttttttttctttctttcggaTCCATGCTCCCATGCACGCCATACATCGTCGCACGTACACTTCTTTTATTATTCACGTCCATACATCGTGTTGACATGCATGTATAATGTTAGGAGGGTCGGATCCGAGTGGAGGAGATTGGCATGGACTCAAGGAGGCCCTAGAGCTTCTCGGCCGAACCTCACGGAggagggccgtgagcctcTTCGGCCCCCTAGGGTCCATGACCCTCTCCTCTTCCCGGATTAAGCCCTATCTAGGTGTTGGAAGTCTTTCACCGTGGCTAAGAAGTGGTTAAACGAAAGGAGGTGGCTCGAATCCAGGTGAAAGAGACTCCCTAGGCCACGATGAAGCCATGGGACTCACGACCTAGTCTCAAGGGAGAGACCTGTGAGCCCCCTTGGCTTGTCCGGGGTTAGGGCGGTCTCTTTTCCCTCGAAGTGAGTCGACTCCTACGTATCTTTACCCTTACTCGCACGTAGCACGTTatgcatgacgggaaaagatccgaatcggggccggagaaatcctcccgacccgtgtgagtcatggaagctcacggccacccTCGATGGATGTGgtcgagagcttccttggaccacacgagtccgggAAGTTTTCTTCCGCTTCGAGACGGaccgattcccgtgttttatccATCTCGTTATTATTCGAGTCGATGCCGTCTTGTTGTTTCCGCTTAAATGCTTCATTCGCGCATGTTTGTATAATGTTTTTGTTTCTTGGATATCTCATATGTTTACTCATAAATCGTGGTCGTATCGATGTTAATCTAGCGAAATATGTGTTATTCTCATGTGTATGTTATTTGTTGCATGCAAAGGGGCGGTTAGGAACGACGTGAAAGACCCACAGAAActcgaatcgggtcaaggaATATTCGGCCACTCACCCatgagaggtggccgaatcatccgtgACCTCTTTGGAGTCTCGGTTGGTCTCCCCGTCCTTCCGAggtcga
This genomic window contains:
- the LOC116205722 gene encoding uncharacterized protein LOC116205722, which encodes MRNIAKWRCQLTEYDIEYVPRTSIKGQAIADHLAEFPIDDDTPINMDFPDEEILQIGEAKEEPTWKMYFDGAVNSVGSGVGAVLVSPDGRHYPVAAKVDFSCTNNVAEYEACILGLQAAIDFKVKELGVKNQFADAFATLASMASISEGNIIEPLEIEVAKGPAHCNAIEAFEAKSWYEDIRNFLQTGQYPPFADRRDRKTLRRLAMHYFLSGEILYRRSFDSTLLPVVALEVLLRAVVVTAAVAAAAVPAYLYVGSLSWVATVVALDVLLPAAAAAAVAAVLEMIGFG